A window from Rhea pennata isolate bPtePen1 chromosome 1, bPtePen1.pri, whole genome shotgun sequence encodes these proteins:
- the LOC134143424 gene encoding snaclec coagulation factor IX-binding protein subunit A-like produces MSHLVLFLLFGASVLSSSEGENSTVKHRSERFLPLIFKFNHAPRKIHNPSHSNSLTIQTCQSLCQKGWISYKGRCYMLIEERMTWTQAEKICWTKRAGGHLTSITSAAENEFLYKLAQRQKETQFWIGGTYQKGLSLEWTDGSLTTFIQRPLSSLLRAVGKLFNNLLKIKFCLTLNTEGQGEWGSSLCSKRLPFICIYKPDPTHP; encoded by the exons ATGTCCCATCTGGTTTTATTCCTGCTTTTTGGAGCCTCTGTCCTCTCCAGCTCAGAAG GTGAAAACTCCACAGTCAAACATCGCAGTGAACGGTTCTTGCCGCTAATCTTCAAATTTAATCATGCACCTAGGAAAATTCATAACCCGTCTCACTCAAACTCACTTACAATACAGACCTGCCAAAGCCTATGCCAGAAAGGCTGGATTAGTTACAAAGGTCGCTGTTACATGTTGATTGAAGAGAGAATGACATGGACTCAAGCTGAG AAAATTTGTTGGACTAAAAGAGCAGGAGGTCACCTAACCAGTATCACCAGTGCAGCCGAGAATGAGTTCCTGTATAAACTTGCTCAGAGACAAAAGGAAACCCAATTCTGGATAGGCGGAACTTACCAAAAG gGGTTATCTTTGGAATGGACTGATGGATCTCTGACAACTTTCATCCAGAGGCCTCTGTCATCCCTTCTCAGAGCCGTTGGAAAACTATTTAACAActtgttaaaaattaaattttgccTGACACTGAATACCGAAG GCCAGGGTGAATGGGGCAGCTCTCTTTGCAGCAAGAGGCTACCATTCATCTGCATTTACAAACCAGACCCGACACACCCTTAA